The Streptomyces sp. NBC_01255 genome window below encodes:
- a CDS encoding formyltransferase family protein, whose product MNIYLSGRGGFAVQVADALLDEGHKIVGAAAPRLRKGQSDEGNAMCWDRLRSWAFPRNVPWTDSAELRAMHVPDGVDIILAAHSHAFLGRRTRARAGVATIGYHPSLLPLHRGRDAIRWTIRDGDKVTGGSVYHLTERTDGGPLAAQEHLLVPPGSTAQTLWREHLAPLGVRLLLKVVADLAAGRRIEVPQDEKLATWEPAMDTQPLFKPELIALPGSVDVDGSKWALHAD is encoded by the coding sequence GTGAACATCTATCTGTCGGGACGAGGAGGCTTCGCGGTGCAGGTCGCGGACGCCCTGCTGGACGAAGGGCACAAGATCGTCGGCGCGGCCGCCCCCCGGCTGCGCAAGGGGCAGTCCGACGAGGGCAACGCGATGTGCTGGGACCGCCTTCGCTCCTGGGCGTTCCCCAGGAACGTCCCGTGGACGGACTCGGCCGAGCTCCGTGCGATGCACGTCCCGGACGGGGTGGACATCATCCTCGCCGCGCATTCGCACGCCTTCCTCGGCCGCCGTACGCGGGCCAGGGCGGGCGTCGCCACCATCGGCTACCACCCCAGCCTGCTGCCGTTGCACCGCGGCCGGGACGCGATCCGGTGGACGATCCGCGACGGCGACAAGGTGACGGGCGGGAGCGTCTACCACCTCACGGAGCGCACCGACGGCGGTCCGCTGGCCGCTCAGGAGCACCTGCTGGTGCCCCCGGGCTCGACGGCGCAGACCCTGTGGCGCGAGCATCTGGCGCCGCTCGGTGTGCGGTTGCTCCTGAAGGTGGTCGCCGACCTCGCCGCGGGCCGGCGGATCGAGGTCCCGCAGGACGAAAAGCTGGCGACCTGGGAACCGGCGATGGACACGCAGCCGCTGTTCAAGCCCGAACTGATCGCGTTGCCCGGATCGGTGGACGTCGACGGCAGCAAGTGGGCGCTGCACGCGGACTAG
- a CDS encoding PHP domain-containing protein — protein sequence MPGEGGCAMWLAGDHHVHTQYSGDGKYRVIDQVHQARAHGLRWIVITDHGGTTHAKLGVEKVNPDILQAREAHPDMLVFQGLEWNVPAAEHATVFVHPGRDEVAVLKEFESRYDGGVTGSTAVTDAHKALALSGLGFLADALTDRRVDDALFLANHPSRRGLDAPHDIRNWRDAQPHIAVGMEGAPGHQAAGLPASRGPGAYRGNYSRTPGPDSHPLYPPESYRTFGGFDWMTATVGGLWDSLLAEGRPWWITVNSDAHDVFGDTSVRGPGSDFAGDGRHADPVYGGEPNRVIGDHWPGQYSRTHVGADAFCYQAVMDGLRAGRVWVDHGGLLSGLHARLRADDRTAGLGETLTVRRGDRVELVVDVAPATAPNWTGSIPSLARVDVVQGDVTGTPDDPDAFCAPGTKVVRSFEVDSSARTVRLTYDLGRLDRPVYVRLRGTDGNRGATGLRGAAVDPHGPAMDVRGGVDPWQDLWFYSNPIWVVPF from the coding sequence ATGCCGGGGGAAGGGGGCTGCGCGATGTGGCTGGCGGGTGACCATCACGTCCACACCCAGTACAGCGGCGACGGCAAGTACCGGGTCATCGACCAGGTACACCAGGCCCGGGCGCACGGCCTGCGCTGGATCGTCATCACCGACCACGGCGGCACCACCCACGCCAAGCTCGGTGTGGAGAAGGTGAATCCGGACATCCTCCAGGCCCGCGAGGCCCATCCGGACATGCTGGTCTTCCAGGGCCTGGAGTGGAACGTCCCGGCCGCGGAACACGCCACGGTCTTCGTCCATCCCGGGCGCGACGAGGTCGCCGTCCTCAAGGAGTTCGAGTCGCGCTACGACGGCGGGGTGACGGGCTCCACCGCCGTCACCGACGCCCACAAGGCGCTCGCCCTCTCCGGACTCGGCTTCCTGGCGGACGCGTTGACGGACAGGCGCGTCGACGACGCCCTCTTCCTCGCCAACCACCCCTCGCGCCGGGGCCTCGACGCTCCACACGACATCAGGAACTGGCGCGACGCCCAGCCGCACATCGCCGTGGGGATGGAGGGCGCGCCGGGCCACCAGGCCGCCGGGCTGCCCGCGTCGCGCGGGCCCGGTGCGTACCGCGGCAACTACAGCCGGACTCCGGGACCGGACTCCCACCCCCTTTACCCTCCGGAGAGTTACCGGACGTTCGGCGGATTCGACTGGATGACCGCGACCGTGGGCGGGCTGTGGGACAGCCTCCTCGCCGAGGGCCGGCCCTGGTGGATCACCGTGAACTCCGACGCGCACGACGTCTTCGGCGACACGTCGGTACGGGGTCCCGGCAGCGACTTCGCCGGCGACGGCCGCCACGCCGATCCCGTCTACGGCGGAGAGCCGAACCGGGTGATCGGCGACCACTGGCCGGGCCAGTACAGCCGTACGCACGTCGGGGCGGACGCCTTCTGCTACCAGGCCGTGATGGACGGCCTCCGGGCCGGCCGGGTCTGGGTCGACCACGGCGGCCTGCTGAGCGGACTCCACGCGCGGCTCCGGGCGGACGACCGCACGGCCGGCCTCGGCGAGACGCTGACCGTGCGACGGGGCGACCGGGTCGAGCTCGTCGTCGACGTCGCTCCGGCGACCGCCCCCAACTGGACGGGGAGCATCCCGAGCCTGGCCCGCGTGGACGTCGTCCAGGGTGACGTGACCGGGACTCCGGACGATCCCGACGCCTTCTGCGCACCCGGCACCAAGGTGGTCCGGTCCTTCGAGGTGGACAGCTCCGCGCGTACGGTGCGGCTGACGTACGATCTCGGCCGCCTGGACCGGCCCGTGTACGTACGGCTGCGCGGGACCGACGGCAACCGCGGCGCCACGGGCCTCCGGGGTGCGGCCGTCGATCCCCACGGCCCTGCCATGGACGTACGGGGCGGCGTCGATCCGTGGCAGGACCTGTGGTTCTACTCCAACCCGATCTGGGTCGTTCCCTTCTGA
- a CDS encoding ROK family glucokinase, protein MSTYRDLALPQALRAGGTPRYARGTVLRTVGTRERRSHLTAPRVPTVGIDIGGTKVMAGVVDADGNILEKLRTETPDKSKSPKVVEDTIVELVLDLADRHDVHAVGIGAAGWVDADRARVLFAPHLAWRNEPLRDALQGRLAVPVMVDNDANTAAWAEWRFGAGRGEDHLVMITLGTGIGGAILEDGQVKRGKYGVAGEFGHMQVVPGGHRCPCGNRGCWEQYSSGNALVREARELAAADSPVAYEIIERVKGHIPDITGPLITELAREGDAMSIELLQDIGQWLGVGIANLAAALDPSCFVIGGGVSAADDLLIGPARDAFRRHLTGRGYRPEARIVRAQLGPEAGMVGAADLARLVARRFRRANRRRVERYERYERYAQALRTGTSARAPRTPEDPSS, encoded by the coding sequence ATGAGTACCTACCGCGACCTCGCCCTCCCCCAGGCTCTCCGAGCAGGGGGGACCCCCCGATACGCCCGGGGCACGGTGCTGCGGACCGTCGGGACCCGGGAGCGGCGCTCCCACCTGACCGCGCCCCGCGTGCCGACCGTCGGCATCGACATCGGCGGTACGAAGGTGATGGCCGGTGTCGTCGACGCGGACGGCAACATCCTGGAGAAGCTCCGCACCGAGACGCCGGACAAGTCCAAGAGCCCCAAGGTCGTCGAGGACACCATCGTCGAGCTCGTCCTCGACCTCGCCGACCGGCACGACGTGCACGCCGTCGGCATCGGCGCGGCCGGCTGGGTCGACGCCGACCGGGCCCGGGTCCTCTTCGCCCCGCACCTCGCCTGGCGCAACGAACCCCTCCGGGACGCCCTCCAGGGCCGGCTCGCCGTCCCCGTCATGGTCGACAACGACGCCAACACCGCCGCCTGGGCCGAATGGCGCTTCGGCGCCGGGCGCGGCGAGGACCACCTCGTCATGATCACCCTCGGTACGGGCATCGGCGGCGCGATCCTGGAGGACGGCCAGGTCAAGCGCGGCAAGTACGGCGTCGCCGGCGAGTTCGGGCACATGCAGGTCGTCCCCGGCGGCCACCGCTGCCCCTGCGGCAACCGCGGCTGCTGGGAGCAGTACAGCTCGGGCAACGCCCTCGTCCGCGAGGCCCGCGAGCTGGCCGCCGCCGACTCCCCGGTGGCGTACGAGATCATCGAGCGGGTCAAGGGCCACATCCCCGACATCACCGGACCGCTCATCACCGAGCTCGCCCGCGAGGGCGACGCCATGAGCATCGAGCTGCTCCAGGACATCGGCCAGTGGCTCGGCGTCGGCATCGCCAACCTCGCCGCCGCCCTCGACCCCTCCTGCTTCGTCATCGGTGGAGGCGTCTCCGCCGCCGACGACCTCCTCATCGGCCCCGCCCGCGACGCCTTCCGCCGCCACCTCACCGGCCGCGGCTACCGCCCCGAGGCCCGCATCGTCCGCGCCCAGCTCGGCCCCGAGGCCGGCATGGTCGGCGCCGCCGACCTCGCCCGGCTCGTCGCCCGCCGCTTCCGCCGCGCCAACCGGCGCCGCGTCGAGCGGTACGAACGCTACGAGCGGTACGCCCAGGCCCTGCGCACCGGCACCTCGGCCCGGGCCCCCCGTACTCCCGAGGACCCCTCTTCATGA
- a CDS encoding ATP-binding cassette domain-containing protein, with protein sequence MTTEATALVELDDVSKYYGNIRALEGVSLRVDAGEITCVLGDNGAGKSTLIKIVAGLHRHDAGTFRIEGEEVTLANPRDALDRGIATVYQDLAVVPLMPVWRNFFLGSEPTKGSGPFKRLDVDLMRTTTREALLRMGIDLRDVDQPIGTLSGGERQCVAIARAVHFGAKVLVLDEPTAALGVKQSGVVLKYVAAARDQGLGVVLITHNPHHAYLVGDRFVLLKRGVMAGSHTKSSVTLDELTRQMAGGTELEDLRHELERPSGA encoded by the coding sequence GTGACGACGGAAGCCACCGCGCTGGTCGAGCTCGACGACGTCAGCAAGTACTACGGCAACATCCGCGCCCTCGAAGGGGTCTCCCTGCGGGTGGACGCGGGCGAGATCACCTGCGTCCTCGGCGACAACGGCGCCGGCAAGTCCACCCTCATCAAGATCGTCGCCGGACTCCACCGGCACGACGCCGGCACCTTCCGCATCGAGGGCGAGGAGGTCACCCTCGCCAACCCGCGCGACGCCCTCGACCGGGGCATCGCCACCGTCTACCAGGACCTCGCCGTCGTCCCCCTCATGCCGGTCTGGCGGAACTTCTTCCTCGGCTCCGAGCCCACCAAGGGCTCCGGCCCCTTCAAGCGGCTCGACGTCGACCTCATGCGGACCACCACCCGCGAGGCGCTGCTCCGCATGGGCATCGACCTGCGCGACGTCGACCAGCCCATCGGCACCCTCTCCGGCGGCGAGCGCCAGTGCGTGGCCATCGCCCGCGCCGTCCACTTCGGCGCCAAGGTCCTCGTCCTCGACGAGCCGACCGCCGCGCTAGGAGTCAAGCAGTCCGGGGTCGTCCTGAAGTACGTGGCCGCCGCCCGTGACCAGGGCCTCGGCGTGGTCCTCATCACCCACAACCCCCACCACGCCTACCTCGTCGGCGACCGGTTCGTCCTGCTCAAGCGGGGCGTGATGGCCGGCAGCCACACCAAGAGCTCCGTCACGCTCGACGAGTTGACCCGCCAGATGGCCGGCGGCACCGAGCTGGAGGACCTCCGCCACGAACTGGAGCGGCCGTCCGGAGCGTAA
- a CDS encoding ABC transporter permease, producing the protein MSSTAPPSDGVDHVDERLLRTTPLKKLLARPELGSVVGAIAVFVFFSVAADSFLRPASLGTVLYAASTIGIMAVPVAMLMIGGEFDLSAGVMVTSSALVSSMVSYQLTANVWVGVGVSLLVTLAIGAFNGFMLTRTKLPSFIITLGTFLMLTGLNLGLTKLISGTVSTKTIADMEGFPSARKLFASQVTVGGVELKVTILWWLGLVALATWILLRTRFGNWIFAVGGGADAARAVGVPVYRTKIGLYMGVAFCAWISGQHLLFSFDVVQSGEGVGNELIYIIAAVIGGCLITGGYGSAIGSAVGALIFGMTSKGIVYAEWNPDWFKFFLGAMLLLATLLNAWIRKRVEATK; encoded by the coding sequence ATGAGCTCCACCGCCCCACCGTCCGACGGCGTCGACCACGTCGACGAACGGCTCCTGCGCACCACCCCGCTGAAGAAGCTCCTCGCCCGGCCCGAGCTGGGCTCCGTCGTCGGCGCGATCGCCGTCTTCGTCTTCTTCTCCGTCGCCGCCGACAGCTTCCTGCGCCCCGCCAGCCTCGGCACCGTGCTCTACGCGGCCTCCACCATCGGCATCATGGCGGTCCCCGTCGCGATGCTGATGATCGGCGGCGAGTTCGACCTCTCCGCCGGTGTCATGGTCACGAGCTCCGCGCTCGTCTCCTCGATGGTCAGCTACCAGCTGACGGCGAACGTCTGGGTCGGCGTCGGCGTCTCGCTGCTCGTCACCCTCGCGATCGGCGCCTTCAACGGCTTCATGCTGACCCGCACCAAACTGCCCAGCTTCATCATCACGCTCGGCACCTTCCTCATGCTGACCGGCCTGAACCTCGGCCTCACCAAGCTGATCAGCGGCACCGTCTCCACCAAGACCATCGCCGACATGGAGGGTTTCCCCTCCGCCCGGAAGCTCTTCGCCTCCCAGGTGACCGTCGGCGGCGTCGAGCTCAAGGTCACCATCCTGTGGTGGCTCGGCCTCGTCGCCCTCGCCACCTGGATCCTGCTCCGCACCCGCTTCGGCAACTGGATCTTCGCCGTCGGCGGCGGCGCCGACGCCGCCCGCGCGGTCGGCGTCCCGGTCTACCGGACGAAGATCGGCCTCTACATGGGCGTGGCCTTCTGCGCCTGGATCTCCGGCCAGCACCTGCTCTTCTCCTTCGACGTCGTCCAGTCGGGCGAAGGCGTCGGCAACGAGCTGATCTACATCATCGCGGCCGTCATCGGCGGCTGCCTGATCACCGGCGGATACGGCTCCGCCATCGGCTCGGCCGTCGGCGCCCTCATCTTCGGCATGACGAGCAAGGGCATCGTGTACGCCGAGTGGAACCCCGACTGGTTCAAGTTCTTCCTGGGAGCGATGCTCCTCCTGGCGACCCTGCTGAACGCCTGGATCCGCAAGCGTGTGGAGGCCACCAAGTGA
- a CDS encoding sugar ABC transporter substrate-binding protein codes for MTRLRTGGVRAVIGAVLALALTGALAGCSSTGGKRAEDARKAAAAQGRAAVDTPRWTFAMVTHSGDGDTFWDIVQNGAKQAAVKDNINFLYAHSDEAQQQAQLIDSYVAKGVDGLIVTLAKPDAMKASVEKAVKAGIPVITVNSGAEQSKAYGALTHIGQDEAVAGEAVGDELDERGKKKALCVLHEQGNIGHEQRCAGAKKTFGGELVNLYVDGTNMPDVKASIEAKLQSDKAIDAVVTLGAPFADTAVQAAKSAGSKAEIDTFDLNAKVATALQDGTLGFAVDQQPYLQGYEAVDLLWLYRYNADVLGGGKPVLTGPQIITKDQAGALKQYAERGTR; via the coding sequence GTGACCAGGCTTCGGACAGGAGGGGTACGGGCCGTCATCGGCGCCGTGCTCGCGCTCGCGCTCACAGGAGCGCTCGCGGGGTGCAGCAGCACCGGTGGGAAGCGGGCGGAGGACGCCCGCAAGGCCGCGGCGGCGCAGGGCAGGGCGGCCGTCGACACCCCCCGCTGGACCTTCGCCATGGTGACCCACTCCGGTGACGGCGACACCTTCTGGGACATCGTCCAGAACGGCGCCAAGCAGGCCGCCGTCAAGGACAACATCAACTTCCTCTACGCCCACAGCGACGAGGCCCAGCAGCAGGCCCAGCTCATCGACTCGTACGTCGCCAAGGGCGTCGACGGCCTGATCGTCACCCTCGCCAAGCCCGACGCGATGAAGGCCTCCGTCGAGAAGGCCGTCAAGGCCGGCATCCCGGTGATCACCGTGAACTCCGGCGCCGAGCAGTCCAAGGCCTACGGCGCCCTCACCCACATCGGCCAGGACGAGGCCGTCGCCGGCGAGGCCGTCGGCGACGAGCTCGACGAGCGCGGCAAGAAGAAGGCCCTCTGCGTCCTGCACGAGCAGGGCAACATCGGCCACGAGCAGCGCTGCGCCGGCGCGAAGAAGACCTTCGGCGGCGAGCTCGTGAACCTCTACGTCGACGGCACCAACATGCCCGACGTCAAGGCCTCCATCGAGGCCAAGCTCCAGTCCGACAAGGCCATCGACGCCGTCGTCACCCTCGGCGCACCCTTCGCCGACACCGCCGTCCAGGCCGCGAAGAGCGCCGGGAGCAAGGCCGAGATCGACACCTTCGACCTGAACGCCAAGGTCGCGACCGCCCTCCAGGACGGCACGCTCGGCTTCGCCGTCGACCAGCAGCCCTACCTCCAGGGGTACGAGGCCGTCGACCTGCTCTGGCTGTACCGCTACAACGCCGACGTCCTCGGCGGCGGCAAGCCGGTCCTCACCGGCCCCCAGATCATCACCAAGGACCAGGCGGGCGCGCTCAAGCAGTACGCGGAGCGGGGTACCCGATGA
- a CDS encoding GntR family transcriptional regulator yields MDRTSPVPLYFQLARQLESAVENGTLPPGTLLGNEIELAARLGLSRPTVRQAIQTLVDKGLLVRRRGVGTQVVHSRVRRPLELSSLYDDLEAAGRRPATRVLTNRLEPATAPVAAALGVPEGSDVHYLERLRTAYGEPMAYLRNHLPAGLVDPDTERLETTGLYRMLRSAALTLHSARQSIGARAATAEEAALLDEREGAPLLTMERTTYDDTGRAVEYGSHLYRAARYSFELQLMVRP; encoded by the coding sequence GTGGACCGCACCAGCCCGGTCCCGCTCTACTTCCAGCTCGCCCGGCAGCTGGAGAGCGCGGTGGAGAACGGGACGCTGCCCCCGGGCACCCTCCTCGGCAACGAGATCGAACTCGCCGCCCGCCTCGGCCTCTCCCGCCCCACCGTCCGCCAGGCCATCCAGACCCTCGTCGACAAGGGCCTCCTCGTCCGCCGCCGGGGCGTCGGCACCCAGGTCGTCCACAGCAGGGTCCGCCGCCCGCTGGAGCTCAGCAGCCTCTACGACGACCTGGAGGCCGCGGGCCGCCGCCCCGCCACCCGCGTCCTCACCAACCGCCTCGAACCCGCCACCGCACCGGTCGCGGCCGCGCTCGGCGTGCCCGAGGGCAGCGACGTCCACTACCTGGAGCGGCTGCGCACCGCGTACGGCGAGCCCATGGCGTACCTGCGCAACCACCTGCCCGCCGGGCTCGTCGACCCCGATACCGAGCGCCTGGAGACCACCGGCCTCTACCGCATGCTCCGCTCCGCCGCGCTCACCCTGCACAGCGCCCGCCAGTCCATCGGCGCCCGCGCCGCGACCGCCGAGGAGGCCGCGCTCCTGGACGAGCGGGAGGGTGCCCCGCTGCTCACGATGGAACGCACCACCTACGACGACACGGGCCGCGCCGTCGAGTACGGCTCGCACCTCTACCGGGCCGCGCGCTACTCCTTCGAGCTCCAGCTGATGGTCCGCCCCTGA
- a CDS encoding Gfo/Idh/MocA family protein: MRIGLIGTGRIGSFHAGVLARHPEVESLVVADADATRAAGVAGALGAEAAPDVAALLGHALDAVVIASATAAHAELIARAAGAGLPVFCEKPIALDVPGTRAALAAVAEAGTALQLGFMRRFDTGYRAAREAVRSGRLGRLHTVRAATSDPEPPPAAYLPLSGGLFRDCLVHDFDIVRWVTGREVVEVYATGSDAGPAMFREAGDVDTAAALLTLDDGTLVTVTGTRCNGAGYDVRMELAGDRDQIAVGLDDRTPLTSVEPQGPPAPGKPWQGFLERFAPAYEAELDAFVRLVRGEAANPCDGVEALAALRIAEACERSRGERRPVRVDAL, translated from the coding sequence ATGCGCATCGGACTCATCGGTACGGGACGGATCGGGAGCTTCCACGCGGGGGTGCTGGCCCGCCACCCGGAGGTCGAGTCGCTGGTCGTGGCGGACGCGGACGCGACCCGGGCGGCCGGGGTCGCGGGGGCGCTCGGGGCGGAGGCGGCGCCCGATGTGGCGGCACTGCTCGGGCACGCCCTGGACGCGGTGGTGATCGCCTCGGCGACGGCCGCGCACGCGGAGCTGATCGCCCGTGCCGCCGGCGCGGGTCTTCCGGTCTTCTGCGAGAAGCCGATCGCCCTGGACGTGCCCGGCACGCGGGCGGCGCTGGCGGCCGTGGCGGAGGCGGGCACCGCGCTCCAGCTGGGGTTCATGCGCCGCTTCGACACGGGTTACCGGGCGGCGCGCGAGGCGGTGCGGTCGGGGCGGCTCGGCCGGCTGCACACCGTACGGGCGGCGACGTCCGACCCGGAGCCGCCGCCCGCCGCGTACCTGCCGCTCTCCGGCGGACTCTTCCGGGACTGTCTGGTGCACGACTTCGACATCGTGCGCTGGGTGACCGGGCGGGAGGTCGTGGAGGTGTACGCGACAGGCTCGGACGCGGGTCCGGCGATGTTCCGGGAGGCGGGGGACGTGGACACGGCCGCCGCGCTCCTCACCCTGGACGACGGCACGCTGGTGACGGTGACCGGGACGCGGTGCAACGGCGCCGGGTACGACGTGCGGATGGAGCTGGCGGGCGACCGGGACCAGATCGCGGTGGGCCTGGACGACCGGACGCCGCTCACCTCGGTGGAGCCGCAGGGGCCGCCGGCGCCGGGGAAGCCCTGGCAGGGGTTCCTGGAGCGGTTCGCCCCCGCGTACGAGGCGGAGCTCGATGCCTTCGTCCGCCTGGTGCGCGGCGAGGCCGCCAATCCGTGCGACGGCGTCGAGGCGCTGGCGGCGCTCCGGATCGCGGAGGCGTGCGAGCGCTCGCGCGGAGAGCGGCGTCCGGTGCGGGTGGACGCTCTCTGA
- a CDS encoding cytochrome P450 family protein produces MSVIELGEYGADFTANPYPYYAKLRASGPVHEVRMPDGYQFWLVVGHEEGRAALADPRLAKSPSVIGVRPPEEDVIGVHLLAADAPDHTRLRRLVAGVFTGRRVEALRPRIERLTRELADAMEPAGRADLVDAYAFPVPITVICELLGVPAEDRDTFRNWSNELVTPAGEDGYLGALEGFGGYLDALIEDKRAAGPADDLLSGLIAARAEDGDRLSGPELRAMAYLLLIAGHETTVNLIANTVRNLLTHPEQLAALRADPGLLDGAIEESLRYDGPVETSTFRFTREPFTLGGTEIPAGASVLVAIGALDRDPARFPDPDRFDIRRDTRGHLAFGHGIHYCLGAPLARLEGRIALRTLLDRFPRLELDPEGDPWEWVPGLLIRGVRHLPVRW; encoded by the coding sequence ATGTCCGTCATCGAACTGGGGGAGTACGGCGCGGACTTCACCGCGAACCCGTACCCCTACTACGCCAAGCTCCGCGCGTCCGGCCCGGTCCACGAGGTACGCATGCCCGACGGCTACCAGTTCTGGCTGGTCGTCGGCCACGAGGAGGGGCGCGCCGCGCTCGCCGACCCCCGGCTCGCCAAGTCCCCGTCCGTCATCGGCGTACGGCCGCCGGAGGAGGACGTCATCGGCGTCCACCTCCTCGCGGCGGACGCCCCCGACCACACCCGGCTCCGCCGCCTGGTCGCGGGCGTGTTCACCGGCCGCCGGGTCGAGGCCCTGCGCCCCCGCATCGAGCGGCTCACCCGGGAACTCGCCGACGCGATGGAGCCGGCCGGCCGCGCCGACCTCGTCGACGCGTACGCCTTCCCCGTGCCGATCACCGTCATCTGCGAACTCCTCGGGGTCCCCGCCGAGGACCGCGACACCTTCCGCAACTGGTCGAACGAGCTCGTCACCCCCGCGGGCGAGGACGGCTACCTCGGCGCCCTGGAAGGCTTCGGCGGCTACCTCGACGCGCTCATCGAGGACAAGCGCGCCGCGGGCCCCGCCGACGACCTGCTCTCCGGCCTCATCGCCGCCCGCGCCGAGGACGGCGACCGGCTCTCCGGCCCCGAACTCCGCGCCATGGCCTACCTGCTGCTCATCGCCGGCCACGAGACCACCGTCAACCTCATCGCCAACACCGTCCGCAACCTGCTCACCCACCCCGAGCAGCTCGCCGCCCTGCGCGCCGACCCCGGCCTCCTCGACGGTGCGATCGAGGAGTCACTGCGGTACGACGGGCCGGTCGAGACCAGCACCTTCCGCTTCACCCGGGAGCCGTTCACCCTCGGCGGCACCGAGATCCCGGCGGGCGCGAGCGTCCTCGTGGCGATCGGCGCGCTCGACCGCGACCCGGCCCGCTTCCCCGACCCCGACCGCTTCGACATCCGCCGCGACACCCGCGGCCACCTCGCCTTCGGCCACGGCATCCACTACTGCCTGGGCGCGCCGCTCGCCCGCCTGGAGGGCCGGATCGCCCTCCGTACGCTCCTGGACCGCTTCCCCCGGCTCGAACTCGACCCCGAGGGCGACCCCTGGGAGTGGGTGCCCGGCCTCCTCATCCGCGGAGTCCGCCACCTCCCGGTCCGGTGGTGA
- a CDS encoding response regulator transcription factor yields MTIRLIIVDDDPLVRAGLTLMLGGADDLEIVGEGADGREVPELVDRLAPDVVLMDIRMPHVDGLTATERLRALPGAPEVVVLTTFHADEQVLRALRAGAAGFVLKDTPPAEIVAAVRRVAAGDPVLSPAVTRQLMTHVAGEADRPDRREEARRAALTTRLAELAVREREVAVSVGRGRSNAEIAAELYMSVPTVKTHVSRVLAKLGLNNRVQIALLVHDAGLLDEEK; encoded by the coding sequence ATGACCATCCGGCTGATCATCGTCGACGACGACCCCCTGGTCCGCGCGGGCCTCACCCTCATGCTCGGCGGCGCCGACGACCTGGAGATCGTCGGCGAGGGCGCCGACGGCCGCGAGGTCCCCGAGCTCGTCGACCGGCTCGCCCCGGACGTCGTCCTCATGGACATCCGCATGCCCCACGTGGACGGACTCACCGCCACCGAACGCCTCCGCGCGCTCCCCGGCGCCCCCGAGGTCGTCGTCCTCACCACCTTCCACGCCGACGAGCAGGTGCTGCGCGCCCTGCGGGCGGGCGCCGCCGGCTTCGTCCTCAAGGACACCCCGCCCGCCGAGATCGTCGCCGCCGTCCGCCGGGTCGCCGCCGGGGACCCGGTGCTCTCCCCGGCCGTCACCCGCCAGCTGATGACCCATGTCGCGGGGGAGGCGGACCGGCCGGACCGGCGGGAGGAGGCGCGGCGCGCCGCGCTCACCACGCGCCTCGCCGAACTGGCCGTACGCGAACGGGAAGTGGCCGTCTCCGTCGGCCGGGGCCGCTCCAACGCGGAGATCGCCGCCGAGCTGTACATGAGCGTCCCCACGGTCAAGACCCATGTCTCGCGCGTCCTCGCCAAGCTCGGCCTCAACAACCGTGTCCAGATCGCCCTCCTCGTGCACGACGCGGGCCTCCTGGACGAGGAGAAGTAG